One window of Botrimarina mediterranea genomic DNA carries:
- a CDS encoding PEGA domain-containing protein, which yields MLAIRIHRRSSLAAIVVLLAVVSATGCVRRRLTVRSNPPGAVVHVDNQRIGTTPCSVDYVYYGTREVRMSLPGYETLTVNQPLPAPWYQWPGIDFISENLVPARIEDARTVSFNLQPARIEPAEQIIARGEDLRRQVTPVGAAPVTPASAVDPFGGFTPQTPSDPPPPLRSEPPALSPTTTSPNSFRY from the coding sequence CGCGGCGATCGTCGTGCTGCTGGCGGTCGTCTCGGCCACGGGCTGCGTGCGTCGCCGGCTGACGGTCCGCAGCAACCCGCCGGGCGCCGTGGTCCACGTCGATAACCAGCGGATCGGCACGACGCCGTGCTCGGTCGACTATGTCTACTACGGCACGCGCGAAGTCCGCATGTCGTTGCCGGGCTACGAGACGCTGACCGTCAATCAGCCGCTCCCCGCGCCGTGGTACCAGTGGCCAGGCATCGACTTCATCAGCGAGAACCTCGTGCCGGCGCGGATCGAGGACGCTCGCACCGTGAGTTTCAACCTCCAGCCCGCGCGGATTGAACCGGCCGAGCAGATCATCGCCCGCGGCGAGGACCTGCGGCGGCAAGTGACGCCCGTCGGCGCCGCGCCGGTGACGCCGGCCTCTGCGGTGGACCCCTTCGGCGGCTTCACGCCGCAGACGCCGAGCGATCCACCTCCTCCCCTTCGCTCAGAACCGCCGGCGTTATCGCCGACGACAACCTCGCCGAACTCGTTCCGGTATTGA